The following coding sequences lie in one Arthrobacter sp. SLBN-122 genomic window:
- a CDS encoding Gfo/Idh/MocA family protein, with product MNTAHTSPLSQDSRNANASRPLGVAAIGYAFMGKAHSNAWRNVASFFDVPAFEQKVLVGRDAGAVAEAAAKYGWAESATDWRTVITRDDIDIVDICAPGWMHAEIAIAALEAGKHVLVEKPLANTLAEAELMTAAAAKARANGVQSMIGFNYRRVPALALARELIAERRLGTVRHVRAAYLQDWLADAQAPMTWRLRKETAGSGALGDIASHAIDQVLFLLGDQVTEVSGRLNTFVERRPGADGMEDVTVDDAAWATLSLTSGAVASVEVSRVATGRKNSLQIEVYGDKGSILFDLENLNELGFLDATAPVREQGFRRILVNEPDHPYLEAWWPQGHIIGWEHTFTHQVRDFLLAIQDGTQPSPSFEEGLNVQYVLDAVEQSAANKSTLTVVRH from the coding sequence ATGAACACGGCGCATACGTCACCACTGTCTCAGGACAGCCGCAATGCCAACGCCTCCCGCCCGCTGGGTGTGGCCGCCATCGGTTACGCCTTCATGGGCAAGGCCCACTCCAACGCGTGGCGGAACGTGGCCAGCTTCTTCGACGTCCCGGCCTTCGAACAGAAGGTCCTCGTGGGCCGGGACGCCGGTGCCGTGGCAGAGGCCGCGGCAAAGTACGGCTGGGCCGAATCAGCCACCGACTGGCGCACGGTGATCACCCGCGATGACATCGACATCGTGGACATCTGCGCTCCGGGCTGGATGCACGCCGAGATCGCCATCGCTGCGCTGGAGGCAGGCAAGCACGTCCTGGTGGAAAAGCCGTTGGCCAACACCCTGGCGGAAGCCGAGCTGATGACCGCCGCCGCGGCCAAGGCCCGGGCCAACGGGGTGCAGTCGATGATCGGCTTCAACTACCGGCGCGTCCCGGCCCTGGCCCTGGCCAGGGAACTGATCGCCGAGCGCCGGCTGGGCACCGTCCGGCACGTCCGCGCCGCCTACCTCCAGGACTGGCTCGCGGACGCCCAGGCCCCCATGACCTGGCGGCTGCGGAAGGAGACTGCCGGGTCCGGGGCGCTGGGGGACATCGCCTCCCACGCCATCGACCAGGTGCTTTTCCTCTTGGGCGACCAGGTCACCGAGGTCAGCGGCCGGCTCAACACCTTCGTGGAGCGCCGCCCCGGTGCGGACGGCATGGAGGACGTAACGGTCGACGACGCCGCCTGGGCCACGCTGTCCCTCACCTCCGGGGCGGTGGCCTCAGTGGAGGTCTCCCGGGTGGCCACCGGAAGGAAGAACTCCCTCCAGATTGAGGTCTACGGTGACAAGGGCAGCATCCTGTTCGATTTGGAAAACCTTAACGAACTCGGCTTCCTGGACGCCACCGCGCCTGTTCGTGAGCAGGGCTTCCGCAGGATCCTGGTCAACGAACCCGACCACCCCTACCTGGAGGCGTGGTGGCCGCAGGGCCACATCATCGGCTGGGAACACACCTTCACCCACCAGGTCCGCGACTTCCTGCTGGCCATTCAGGACGGAACCCAGCCCTCGCCGTCGTTCGAAGAAGGACTGAACGTCCAGTACGTCCTGGACGCGGTGGAGCAGTCCGCCGCCAACAAGAGCACCCTCACCGTCGTCCGCCACTAG
- a CDS encoding glycerate kinase: protein MRILIAPDKFKGSLTAAEAAAAIAEGALRVYPEAVATQFPIADGGEGTLEAAVAAGYEERLNAVVGPILTPLGAAWAVHKGGDGKVTAVIETAQASGLADMEPTPANALRAHSYGCGQLITAALDAGATEIVLGLGGSAMTDGGSGALRALGLKPLNSAGNVVPLGGGSLADLVALDTTGLDPRLSATTFRIAVDVRNPLYGPSGAAHVFAPQKGADQEAVEMLDAGLRNWASVLREATGRDVNVPGAGAAGGFPASFLAFTDATLEGGFALVAGLTGLAEQLEQADLVITGEGSMDSQSLTGKAPIALADAARERGIPVIVVAGRILVTLEDLAGHGVVAAAQLLDVASSPDDAVANAGKYLAWATSQVLEGA, encoded by the coding sequence ATGCGCATTCTTATCGCTCCGGACAAGTTCAAGGGGTCCCTGACCGCGGCCGAGGCTGCCGCCGCCATCGCGGAAGGCGCCTTGCGGGTGTACCCGGAAGCCGTCGCCACCCAGTTTCCCATTGCCGACGGCGGCGAGGGCACCCTGGAGGCGGCCGTGGCTGCGGGCTACGAGGAGCGGCTGAATGCCGTGGTGGGTCCCATCCTCACCCCGCTCGGTGCCGCATGGGCAGTCCACAAGGGCGGCGACGGCAAGGTCACGGCAGTGATCGAAACGGCGCAGGCCTCCGGCCTGGCCGACATGGAACCAACTCCTGCCAACGCCCTGCGTGCCCACAGCTACGGTTGCGGCCAGCTCATTACAGCTGCCCTGGACGCGGGGGCCACCGAGATTGTCCTGGGCCTGGGCGGTTCGGCCATGACCGACGGCGGCAGCGGCGCACTGCGCGCCCTGGGCCTGAAGCCCCTGAATTCCGCCGGGAACGTGGTGCCCCTGGGTGGCGGTTCGCTGGCCGACCTGGTGGCCCTGGACACCACGGGGCTGGATCCGCGGCTCTCCGCAACGACCTTCCGCATCGCCGTCGACGTCCGTAATCCGCTGTACGGACCCTCGGGCGCCGCGCATGTCTTCGCCCCCCAAAAGGGTGCGGACCAGGAGGCTGTGGAAATGCTCGACGCCGGGCTACGCAACTGGGCGTCCGTGCTGCGGGAAGCAACGGGCCGGGACGTGAACGTCCCCGGCGCAGGCGCCGCCGGCGGCTTCCCGGCGTCGTTCCTTGCCTTTACCGACGCCACGCTGGAAGGCGGCTTCGCGCTGGTGGCCGGGCTGACCGGCCTGGCCGAGCAGCTGGAGCAGGCAGACCTGGTGATCACCGGTGAGGGATCCATGGATTCGCAGTCGCTAACCGGAAAAGCGCCCATCGCGCTCGCGGACGCGGCCCGGGAACGCGGCATCCCCGTCATCGTGGTGGCCGGCAGGATCCTGGTGACCCTTGAGGACCTCGCCGGGCACGGCGTGGTTGCCGCGGCGCAGCTGCTGGACGTCGCGTCGAGCCCCGACGACGCCGTGGCGAACGCCGGCAAGTACCTGGCCTGGGCGACAAGCCAGGTACTTGAGGGCGCCTAG
- a CDS encoding sugar phosphate isomerase/epimerase family protein codes for MPRPFTLFTGQWADLPFEEVARLASGWGYDGLEIAVSGDHLDAWRWDEPGYVESKLEILDKYNLRVWAISNHLKGQAVCDDPIDFRHQAIVGSKVWGDGDPESVRQRAAEEMKHTACLAKALGVDTVVGFTGSSIWQYVAMFPPVPEKVIDAGYQDFADRWNPILDVFDECGVRFAHEVHPSEIAYDYWTTVRTLEAIGHREAFGLNWDPSHMMWQGIDPVSFIWDFKDRIYHVDCKDTKVRQTGRNTVLGSHLAWGDPRRGWDFVSAGRGDVPWEASFRALAAIGYNGPISVEWEDAGMDRLHGAPEALANLKKYDFPASQTSFDAAFSSGD; via the coding sequence ATGCCCCGCCCGTTCACCCTGTTCACCGGCCAGTGGGCCGATCTGCCCTTCGAAGAAGTCGCCCGCCTGGCCTCCGGCTGGGGCTATGACGGCCTGGAGATCGCGGTCTCCGGCGACCACCTGGACGCCTGGCGCTGGGACGAGCCCGGCTACGTCGAGTCCAAACTCGAGATCCTGGACAAGTACAACCTCAGGGTCTGGGCCATTTCCAACCACCTCAAGGGCCAGGCCGTCTGCGATGACCCCATCGACTTCCGCCACCAGGCCATCGTCGGTTCAAAGGTGTGGGGCGACGGCGACCCGGAAAGCGTGCGCCAACGCGCCGCCGAGGAAATGAAACACACCGCCTGCCTCGCCAAGGCACTGGGCGTGGACACCGTCGTCGGATTCACCGGCTCCTCCATCTGGCAGTACGTGGCCATGTTCCCGCCCGTCCCGGAGAAGGTCATTGACGCCGGCTACCAGGACTTCGCCGACCGCTGGAACCCCATCCTGGACGTCTTCGACGAATGCGGCGTCCGCTTTGCCCACGAAGTCCACCCCTCCGAGATCGCCTACGACTACTGGACCACCGTCCGCACCCTCGAAGCGATCGGCCACCGCGAAGCCTTCGGCCTGAACTGGGACCCCTCACACATGATGTGGCAGGGCATCGATCCCGTCTCCTTCATCTGGGACTTCAAGGACCGGATCTACCACGTGGACTGCAAAGACACCAAGGTCCGGCAGACCGGCCGGAACACCGTCCTGGGCTCCCACCTGGCCTGGGGCGACCCCCGCCGCGGCTGGGACTTCGTCTCCGCAGGCCGCGGCGACGTCCCCTGGGAAGCCTCCTTCCGCGCCCTCGCCGCCATCGGCTACAACGGCCCCATCTCCGTGGAGTGGGAAGACGCAGGCATGGACCGCCTCCACGGCGCCCCCGAGGCCCTCGCCAACCTCAAAAAGTACGACTTCCCCGCTTCACAAACCAGCTTCGACGCCGCCTTCAGCAGCGGGGACTAG
- a CDS encoding ATP-binding protein: MYSTGREGSTVTAVPSDVRPPRTAVVADPDAGRLALNAQALRGAGYTVLEATDAHSLAAALDATEPSVVVADAFLSGVLSTSTAPVLVMVDLDNPAEIEAANPPGIHDCITKPPAPQELVHRASVLIDQVSRRRASRQEAEGLREQLRGVSAAVRATNDPQEIANHVVAGFGRTFKADHVVLATFEDHRVPLITASWDRWGLAELPAEALPREDEARATADALWAGTETLSADGNESAARSEAKPGPGPDIAGAASTLAVPIGEGNSSLGIIWIATMDRPRTWSSAELGLIQHVAGNAAYGLIQSHLINSQQQVVKQLRELDKAKTDFLATVNHELRTPLTSIMAYLDMIQESTEHPVSREVHQMLDIVVRNTERLRTLIEDMLSVSRGGLDTMAMQLAPVRLGRTLDLVAAALRPLATLQNVTIDVDPVPEDPEILADEVQLQQVFTNLVSNAIKFTPSGGRIEVGSESHAAADGSKWATVRIADTGIGISSDEINHVFTRFYRASNAMNGAIPGTGLGLAISKDIVDRHGGRIDVASTLGTGTTVTVSLPLGTDSAQAN; the protein is encoded by the coding sequence ATGTACTCAACTGGGAGGGAAGGGAGCACTGTGACGGCTGTCCCGAGTGACGTGCGCCCGCCCCGCACCGCCGTCGTCGCCGATCCCGACGCCGGCCGGCTGGCCCTTAATGCACAGGCACTGCGCGGCGCCGGATACACCGTCCTCGAAGCGACCGACGCCCACAGCCTCGCCGCGGCGCTGGACGCCACTGAACCGTCAGTCGTTGTGGCGGATGCCTTCCTGTCCGGTGTCCTGTCCACGTCCACGGCACCGGTCCTGGTCATGGTGGACCTGGACAACCCCGCTGAGATCGAAGCCGCCAATCCCCCCGGCATCCACGACTGCATCACCAAGCCGCCTGCACCGCAGGAGCTGGTGCACCGCGCCTCCGTCCTTATCGACCAGGTATCCCGCCGCCGTGCTTCCAGGCAGGAAGCCGAAGGGCTCCGGGAGCAGCTGCGCGGTGTCTCGGCGGCAGTGCGCGCCACCAACGATCCGCAGGAAATCGCGAACCACGTTGTCGCGGGATTCGGCCGCACCTTCAAGGCCGACCACGTTGTCCTGGCAACCTTTGAGGACCACCGGGTCCCCCTCATCACGGCCAGCTGGGACCGGTGGGGCCTGGCCGAGCTGCCCGCGGAGGCCCTTCCACGCGAGGATGAGGCCCGCGCTACGGCAGACGCCCTCTGGGCAGGGACGGAGACGCTCTCCGCCGACGGAAACGAATCGGCGGCCCGCAGCGAGGCCAAGCCGGGTCCGGGCCCTGACATCGCCGGAGCCGCCTCAACACTGGCGGTGCCCATCGGCGAGGGTAATTCCTCCCTGGGCATCATCTGGATCGCCACGATGGACCGGCCCCGGACCTGGTCCAGCGCTGAGCTGGGGCTGATCCAGCACGTGGCCGGCAACGCCGCCTACGGTCTCATCCAAAGCCACCTGATCAACAGCCAGCAGCAGGTGGTGAAGCAGCTGCGGGAGCTCGACAAGGCCAAGACGGACTTCCTGGCGACGGTGAACCACGAGCTGCGAACCCCGCTGACCTCGATCATGGCTTACCTGGACATGATCCAGGAAAGTACCGAGCATCCGGTGTCCAGGGAAGTCCACCAGATGCTGGACATCGTGGTCCGCAACACCGAACGCCTCCGCACGCTCATCGAGGACATGCTCAGCGTCTCCCGCGGCGGGCTGGACACCATGGCCATGCAGCTGGCACCGGTTCGGCTGGGGCGGACCCTGGATCTGGTGGCGGCTGCCCTCCGCCCCCTGGCCACACTGCAGAACGTCACCATCGACGTGGACCCCGTTCCGGAGGATCCGGAGATACTCGCCGATGAAGTACAGCTGCAGCAGGTCTTTACCAATCTCGTGTCCAACGCCATCAAGTTCACGCCCAGCGGCGGACGGATCGAGGTGGGCAGCGAATCCCACGCCGCCGCGGACGGCTCCAAGTGGGCCACCGTACGCATCGCCGATACCGGGATCGGTATTTCGAGCGACGAGATCAACCACGTCTTCACCCGGTTCTACCGGGCCTCCAACGCCATGAACGGCGCAATCCCGGGAACAGGCCTGGGCCTTGCCATCTCCAAGGACATCGTGGACCGCCACGGCGGCCGCATCGACGTCGCCTCCACCCTGGGCACCGGGACCACCGTCACCGTCAGCCTCCCCCTCGGCACAGACAGCGCCCAGGCCAACTAG
- a CDS encoding SDR family oxidoreductase codes for MPDTSNFTPTTAIVTASDSGIGKATAVALAHAGMDVGVTWHSDKAGAEETAEEIRGLGRKAVVRQLDTTELRAAAGVIDELAEELGGLDVFVNNAGTGASTKFLDMGIDDWMQVLDTNLNGAFVCLQAAARRMVKAGRGGRLVAVSSVHEFQPRVGSSAYDASKHGLGGLMKTLALELGQYGITANTVAPGEIATPMTGQEDQDPRATERPGVPLGRPGDAREIADVIAFLASPASSYVTGAAWVVDGGMLQMGPQAGSHITGNDWREA; via the coding sequence ATGCCGGACACCAGCAACTTCACGCCCACCACCGCCATCGTGACCGCCTCCGACTCCGGGATCGGCAAGGCCACCGCCGTGGCCCTGGCCCACGCCGGAATGGACGTCGGTGTGACGTGGCATTCGGACAAGGCAGGTGCTGAGGAAACCGCCGAGGAAATCCGCGGCCTGGGGCGCAAAGCCGTGGTCCGGCAGCTGGACACCACCGAACTGCGTGCCGCTGCGGGCGTGATCGATGAACTCGCCGAGGAACTGGGCGGGCTGGACGTCTTCGTGAACAACGCGGGCACCGGTGCAAGCACCAAGTTCCTGGACATGGGCATCGATGACTGGATGCAGGTCCTGGACACCAACCTCAATGGCGCGTTTGTCTGCCTGCAGGCGGCAGCGCGGCGGATGGTCAAGGCCGGCAGGGGAGGCCGGCTGGTGGCCGTGTCCAGCGTCCATGAGTTCCAGCCGCGCGTGGGCTCGTCCGCCTACGATGCCTCCAAGCACGGGCTGGGCGGGCTCATGAAGACTCTCGCCCTGGAGCTGGGCCAGTACGGCATCACCGCCAACACGGTGGCGCCGGGCGAAATCGCCACCCCGATGACAGGCCAGGAGGACCAGGATCCCAGGGCGACGGAGCGGCCCGGGGTGCCGCTGGGCAGGCCCGGGGACGCGCGGGAGATCGCCGACGTCATTGCTTTCCTCGCCTCGCCCGCCTCAAGCTACGTAACCGGGGCGGCGTGGGTGGTCGACGGCGGGATGCTTCAGATGGGTCCGCAGGCGGGATCGCACATCACCGGCAACGACTGGCGCGAGGCGTAG
- a CDS encoding DUF6328 family protein, translated as MSEVEDYTGRTGRNETREEQLDRNWAELLQELRVLQTGVQILAGFLLTLPFQQRFEKLDDWEVGLYLVNVVIAALTTAFILLPVSVHRRLFRKRLKETLVSSADTITKIALGGIALLSAGTAALVFDVAVGRSAGVTAGAALLGVMVVMLVFVPLRLNKRATGRIVPPTSDKE; from the coding sequence ATGTCCGAAGTTGAGGACTACACGGGCCGGACGGGACGCAATGAGACCCGCGAGGAGCAGCTTGACCGCAACTGGGCCGAACTCCTGCAGGAGTTGCGTGTGCTCCAGACCGGGGTACAGATCCTGGCCGGCTTCCTGCTGACGCTGCCATTCCAGCAGCGGTTCGAAAAGCTGGACGACTGGGAGGTTGGCCTCTACCTCGTCAACGTTGTCATCGCCGCCCTGACCACCGCCTTTATCCTCCTCCCGGTCAGCGTGCACCGCCGGCTCTTCCGCAAACGGCTCAAGGAAACACTGGTCTCCAGCGCCGACACCATCACCAAGATCGCCCTTGGCGGCATTGCCCTGCTGAGCGCCGGAACGGCCGCCCTGGTGTTCGATGTTGCCGTCGGGCGCTCCGCCGGAGTCACCGCCGGCGCAGCGCTGCTGGGCGTCATGGTGGTCATGCTGGTGTTCGTACCGCTTCGACTGAACAAGCGGGCCACGGGAAGGATTGTCCCGCCCACCTCGGATAAGGAGTAG
- a CDS encoding class I SAM-dependent methyltransferase: MIPKLVRLSRSAPKDRHKAWDRYWAGITATGPGGEVLWDSGSNHEFQGYQDSLLRHLDPALPVVDTGCGHGSFTRALAGIFPSVIGVDVSQHAVARARAESAGISNAAFEARDMTAEGAAAELAEFFHLGLDGANVFIRGVLHVLDPAHQAAMVENLRTLVGRRGTVFMAETNFQGNPVEYVTHLGATTRGIPAPLELAIRGLPMPGHFGPEERERAFPPSAWELLEDGHVAIETNPVTGVPGQDRVPGYYAVVRPRR; this comes from the coding sequence ATGATCCCCAAGCTTGTCAGGCTGTCGCGCAGCGCCCCGAAGGACCGTCACAAGGCGTGGGACCGGTATTGGGCCGGCATTACCGCTACCGGCCCCGGCGGTGAGGTCCTGTGGGACTCGGGCAGCAACCACGAGTTCCAGGGCTACCAGGACAGCCTCCTGCGCCACCTGGACCCCGCCCTTCCCGTGGTGGATACCGGCTGCGGGCACGGCAGCTTTACCCGTGCGCTCGCAGGAATTTTTCCCAGCGTCATCGGCGTGGATGTCTCGCAGCATGCTGTTGCCCGCGCGCGGGCCGAATCTGCCGGAATCAGCAATGCCGCCTTTGAAGCCCGGGACATGACAGCGGAAGGTGCTGCTGCCGAGTTGGCGGAGTTCTTCCACCTGGGCCTGGACGGCGCCAACGTCTTCATCCGCGGCGTGCTGCACGTCCTCGATCCCGCCCACCAAGCGGCGATGGTCGAAAACCTGCGGACCCTGGTTGGCCGCCGCGGCACGGTTTTCATGGCGGAAACCAACTTCCAGGGCAACCCGGTGGAGTACGTCACCCATCTTGGCGCAACCACCCGCGGCATTCCTGCACCATTGGAGCTGGCCATCCGCGGACTTCCCATGCCGGGGCACTTCGGGCCCGAAGAGCGCGAACGTGCGTTCCCGCCGTCGGCCTGGGAACTCCTTGAAGATGGCCATGTGGCCATCGAAACCAACCCGGTGACCGGCGTGCCCGGCCAGGACCGGGTTCCCGGGTATTACGCAGTGGTCCGCCCACGCCGGTAA
- a CDS encoding DUF6766 family protein — protein sequence MRKWAKEHGLLLANAGLFIAFFVGMILSGAASYSEEQQSHGEPAVSVLEFLGTGAFVEATFENWESEFLQMAMYVVLTVFLFQKGSSESKPMGKKAPQDEDPRQAVLKDNIPWPVRRGGVVLKVYEHSLSVMFFILFLASFTLHAAGGVQEYNSDQQSHGQPSISFLQYLGTSRFWFESFQNWQSEFLVVAVLAGASVYLREKGSPESKPVAEPHYETGA from the coding sequence ATGCGTAAATGGGCCAAGGAACATGGGCTGCTGCTTGCCAACGCGGGCCTGTTCATTGCATTTTTTGTCGGCATGATCCTCTCGGGGGCCGCTTCCTACAGCGAGGAACAGCAGTCCCACGGGGAACCTGCGGTTTCGGTCCTGGAATTCCTGGGCACGGGCGCCTTCGTTGAGGCCACTTTCGAGAACTGGGAATCGGAGTTCCTGCAGATGGCCATGTACGTGGTCCTCACGGTGTTCCTTTTCCAAAAAGGCTCATCCGAATCCAAGCCCATGGGCAAGAAAGCCCCGCAGGACGAAGACCCGCGCCAGGCGGTCCTCAAAGACAACATCCCTTGGCCGGTGCGTCGCGGCGGCGTGGTGCTCAAAGTGTATGAGCACTCCCTGTCGGTCATGTTCTTTATCCTGTTCCTCGCTTCCTTCACCCTCCACGCCGCCGGCGGCGTGCAGGAGTACAACAGTGACCAGCAAAGCCATGGCCAGCCCAGCATCAGTTTCCTGCAGTACCTGGGCACCAGCCGGTTCTGGTTCGAATCCTTCCAGAACTGGCAAAGCGAGTTCCTGGTGGTGGCGGTCCTTGCGGGAGCTTCGGTCTACCTGCGGGAAAAGGGCTCCCCGGAGTCAAAGCCTGTTGCAGAACCCCACTACGAAACCGGGGCGTAA
- a CDS encoding glycosyltransferase family 2 protein has product MAAETGAFAFSRLHHIAPWRRGSTREYIPSGWVRNMQNPCRRQAAASSLCIRRRQKSTPGRWNVARRSSEQWARPQDRPDNVVVDVLIPTCNRPAELAVTLAGLAGQTEPAFAVVISDQSAGQPAFDHPAAAAMVRVLEAQGRPVTLLRHLPRRGLAEHRQFLLDQARAAQCLFLDDDVWLEPGALERLSTALGELQCGFVGMAPQGLSFLDDRRPEQTAAFQAWDGPVTPERIRPGAPGFERWPLHSAANLSHLSAELSLQPGQWVPYHVAWLGGCVLYRRDALNDAGGFRFWTSLPADHAGEDVVAQWQVMERHGGAGILPSGAVHLESPTTVTDRRVEAYDVVLKEDAV; this is encoded by the coding sequence ATGGCAGCAGAAACGGGGGCCTTTGCGTTCAGCAGGCTCCACCACATCGCCCCCTGGCGGCGGGGCAGCACCCGCGAATACATCCCGTCCGGCTGGGTACGGAACATGCAGAACCCATGTCGCCGGCAGGCAGCAGCGAGCAGTCTGTGCATCCGCCGGCGCCAAAAATCAACGCCGGGAAGGTGGAATGTGGCCAGGAGATCTTCTGAACAGTGGGCGCGGCCGCAGGACCGGCCGGACAACGTGGTGGTGGACGTCCTGATCCCCACCTGCAACAGGCCGGCCGAGCTCGCCGTCACCCTTGCGGGACTGGCCGGACAGACTGAGCCCGCGTTCGCCGTCGTCATCAGCGACCAGTCAGCGGGGCAGCCCGCCTTTGACCATCCCGCTGCCGCTGCAATGGTGCGCGTGCTGGAGGCGCAGGGCCGGCCCGTCACGCTGCTGCGGCACCTGCCGCGGCGCGGACTGGCCGAACACCGCCAGTTCCTGCTGGACCAGGCCAGGGCGGCCCAGTGCCTCTTCCTTGACGACGACGTCTGGCTGGAGCCGGGTGCCCTGGAGCGGCTGAGCACGGCGCTGGGTGAGCTTCAATGCGGTTTTGTGGGAATGGCGCCGCAGGGACTGTCCTTCCTGGACGACCGCAGGCCGGAACAGACGGCCGCCTTCCAGGCCTGGGACGGCCCCGTGACTCCGGAGCGGATCCGGCCGGGCGCGCCGGGCTTTGAGCGCTGGCCGCTGCACAGCGCTGCCAATCTCAGCCACCTCAGTGCCGAACTGTCGCTGCAGCCCGGCCAGTGGGTGCCGTACCACGTGGCGTGGCTGGGTGGCTGCGTGCTGTACCGCAGGGATGCATTGAACGACGCCGGAGGGTTCCGTTTCTGGACCAGCCTCCCCGCCGATCACGCGGGCGAGGATGTCGTGGCCCAGTGGCAGGTCATGGAACGGCACGGCGGGGCGGGCATCCTCCCCTCCGGAGCGGTCCACCTTGAGTCACCCACCACCGTGACGGACCGGCGGGTGGAGGCGTACGACGTCGTCCTGAAAGAGGATGCTGTCTGA
- a CDS encoding SDR family oxidoreductase encodes MSETDKQTDQPKDPRDGYHSGPFPEQEQKQPGLTAPMHPKPDHGEQSYEGHAKLEGKAALITGGDSGIGKAAAIAFAREGADVAISYLPEEEDDAQDTAEWLRKAGRRVLLFPGDGREEEFSTRIVEETVSEFGRLDVLVLNAAYQKNRESLETLPTEEFDRVFKTNLYSLLWSARAAVPHLKAGASIITTASIQAFNPSPGLIDYAMTKAAQVAFTKALAQELGPKGIRVNAVAPGPIWTPLIPATEWPDKLPSFGQDTPLERAGQPAELAAAYVLLASEDGSYISGAVLPVTGGKGL; translated from the coding sequence ATGAGCGAGACGGACAAGCAGACAGACCAGCCGAAGGATCCGCGCGACGGCTACCACTCGGGCCCCTTCCCTGAACAGGAACAAAAACAGCCCGGACTGACTGCGCCCATGCACCCCAAGCCCGACCACGGGGAGCAGAGCTACGAGGGGCACGCCAAACTCGAAGGCAAGGCGGCGCTCATCACCGGCGGGGACTCCGGCATCGGCAAGGCAGCCGCCATCGCGTTCGCCCGTGAGGGGGCCGACGTCGCCATCTCCTACCTGCCCGAGGAAGAAGACGACGCGCAGGACACCGCGGAGTGGCTCCGGAAAGCCGGGCGCCGCGTGCTGCTGTTTCCCGGCGATGGCCGCGAGGAGGAGTTCAGCACCCGCATCGTGGAGGAAACGGTCTCCGAATTCGGCCGCCTCGATGTGCTGGTCCTGAACGCCGCGTACCAGAAGAACCGCGAGAGCCTGGAGACCCTTCCCACCGAGGAGTTTGACCGCGTCTTCAAGACCAACCTCTACTCGCTGCTGTGGTCCGCGCGGGCGGCCGTGCCGCACCTGAAGGCCGGGGCCTCGATCATCACCACCGCCTCCATCCAGGCTTTCAACCCGTCACCGGGGCTGATCGACTACGCCATGACCAAAGCGGCGCAGGTGGCGTTCACCAAGGCGCTGGCCCAGGAACTGGGCCCCAAGGGGATCCGCGTCAACGCCGTGGCTCCGGGCCCCATCTGGACACCGCTGATCCCGGCCACCGAGTGGCCGGACAAGCTCCCCTCCTTCGGGCAGGACACCCCGCTGGAACGCGCGGGGCAGCCGGCCGAACTCGCCGCGGCGTATGTACTGCTCGCCTCGGAGGACGGTTCCTACATTTCCGGCGCAGTCCTGCCCGTCACGGGCGGCAAGGGGCTTTAA
- a CDS encoding LuxR family transcriptional regulator: MRTSLRTVLLALLLLAAPALPAGAAVAAAPESAISQANPNQAEAARMASGSTGTAWAAGTSPTPSPGDTASTGPANPGTGESAQNESTRLNYFPWVVAGIAVLVVIAVLIFRRRRNTTIVG, translated from the coding sequence ATGAGAACGTCCTTGCGAACCGTCCTGCTGGCCCTGCTGCTCCTGGCCGCCCCGGCCCTTCCTGCCGGCGCCGCCGTTGCAGCAGCGCCCGAATCCGCCATCAGCCAGGCAAACCCCAACCAGGCAGAGGCGGCACGGATGGCCTCGGGATCAACAGGCACGGCATGGGCCGCAGGCACGTCTCCCACACCTTCCCCCGGTGATACCGCGTCCACCGGCCCCGCCAACCCCGGCACGGGTGAATCGGCCCAGAACGAGTCCACACGCCTGAATTACTTCCCGTGGGTGGTTGCTGGAATCGCCGTGCTGGTGGTGATTGCGGTGCTGATTTTCCGGCGCCGGCGCAACACCACGATCGTGGGCTAA